A stretch of the Candidatus Palauibacter polyketidifaciens genome encodes the following:
- a CDS encoding methylated-DNA--[protein]-cysteine S-methyltransferase, protein MTERGTTRSEEDLVAWILGDSEAEAAKETAEHLAASPDLRERAAEYRLLHRSAESLRDGPVIRWRRFDSPFGAMRIAASAEGLVALSWQDEGDDAFVVGLERRYPSTPVVCDTDRLASAEAQLTEYFGRRRPRFDLFVDLTELGDFQRAVLDAASGLGFGETVTYTEIARRIGRPKASRAVGNALGRNPVPIIVPCHRVVRTDGTLGGYTGGLRYKRTLLDIEGRTDLLGSHAQTEMPLA, encoded by the coding sequence ATGACTGAACGCGGGACGACCCGGAGCGAGGAAGATCTGGTCGCATGGATTCTAGGCGACTCGGAGGCGGAGGCCGCCAAGGAGACGGCCGAGCACCTGGCGGCGAGCCCGGACCTCCGGGAGCGGGCGGCGGAGTACCGGCTCCTGCATCGTTCCGCGGAGAGCCTCCGGGACGGTCCCGTCATCCGCTGGCGCCGCTTCGATTCGCCCTTCGGCGCCATGCGGATCGCGGCGAGCGCCGAGGGCCTGGTCGCGCTCTCGTGGCAGGACGAGGGCGACGATGCCTTCGTGGTCGGCCTCGAGCGCCGATATCCGTCGACCCCCGTGGTGTGCGACACCGACCGGCTCGCCTCCGCCGAAGCGCAGCTGACGGAGTACTTCGGCCGCCGCCGCCCCCGCTTCGATCTCTTCGTCGACCTCACGGAGCTGGGCGACTTCCAGCGCGCGGTGCTGGACGCCGCCTCGGGGCTCGGTTTCGGCGAGACGGTGACGTACACGGAGATCGCGCGTCGGATCGGACGCCCAAAGGCCTCACGCGCCGTGGGCAACGCGCTCGGCCGCAATCCGGTCCCGATCATCGTGCCGTGCCACCGGGTCGTCCGGACCGACGGAACCCTCGGCGGATACACCGGCGGACTCCGCTACAAGCGCACTCTCCTCGACATCGAGGGCCGCACCGACCTCCTCGGCTCGCACGCCCAGACGGAGATGCCGCTCGCCTGA
- a CDS encoding sigma-70 family RNA polymerase sigma factor yields MDDWSERYGGELERHVAAMLGNAEEARDVVQELWVTALRAPPEAGDAVNVRAWLYRVATRRALDRISMRRRRSKLLAARSGEVEPGAPPAADAALNRLSEAAAARVRKGVAELPRRQRDAVWLRWIEEVDYATIARRMGISREAARANVYQGMKKLRRDLAEVWLEEGPI; encoded by the coding sequence GTGGACGACTGGTCCGAACGTTACGGCGGGGAACTGGAGCGCCATGTGGCCGCGATGCTGGGGAACGCGGAGGAGGCGCGCGACGTCGTGCAGGAACTGTGGGTGACGGCGCTTCGTGCGCCGCCCGAGGCGGGCGACGCCGTGAACGTGCGTGCGTGGCTGTACCGGGTCGCGACCCGCCGGGCGCTCGACCGCATCTCGATGCGCCGCCGCCGCTCGAAGTTGCTCGCGGCCCGCTCCGGGGAAGTGGAGCCTGGCGCTCCTCCCGCGGCCGACGCGGCGTTGAACCGGCTTTCGGAGGCCGCCGCGGCGCGCGTCCGGAAGGGGGTGGCGGAGCTTCCCCGGCGGCAGCGGGACGCGGTCTGGCTCCGCTGGATCGAAGAGGTGGATTACGCGACGATCGCTCGACGGATGGGGATTTCTCGCGAGGCCGCGAGGGCCAACGTCTACCAGGGGATGAAGAAGCTGCGCCGCGACCTCGCCGAGGTGTGGCTTGAGGAGGGACCGATATGA